The following proteins are encoded in a genomic region of Sparus aurata chromosome 23, fSpaAur1.1, whole genome shotgun sequence:
- the hmox1a gene encoding heme oxygenase 1a encodes METMKSARKNDTGDVGCDLSEQIKAATKDNHVRAENTQLMLSYQKGQITLPQYKVLLCSLYEIYKALEEELDRNSSHPAVAPIYFPQELARLESLERDLEHFFGSDWRKRVIVPAATHRYEQRLRKIGKKSPELLVAHAYTRYLGDLSGGQVLGKITQKSLGLSSKEGLSFFSFPGVSSPNRFKQLYRSRMNSIELTEEQRKAALQEAVDAFELNIQVFDDLQKMLTVTAQPADQSESKASAFPSSPIMQFTVGLCVALTTVGVGMYAL; translated from the exons ATGGAGACCATGAAGAGTGCCAGGAAGAATGACACAGGAGACGTTGGCTG TGATCTGTCAGAGCAGATTAAAGCAGCCACTAAGGACAACCACGTCCGAGCTGAGAACACACAGCTGATGCTGAGCTACCAGAAGGGTCAGATCACTCTGCCACAGTACAAG GTCCTGTTGTGCTCCCTCTATGAGATCTACAAGGCGCTGGAAGAGGAGCTGGACAGGAATTCCTCCCATCCAGCTGTTGCACCGATATACTTCCCCCAGGAACTCGCCCGCCTGGAGTCCCTGGAGAGAGACCTGGAGCATTTCTTCGGCTCAGACTGGAGGAAGAGGGTGATCGTCCCCGCAGCCACGCACAGATATGAACAGAGACTACGCAAG attgGCAAAAAGAGCCCGGAGCTGCTGGTGGCCCACGCCTACACCCGTTATCTGGGCGATCTGTCCGGAGGTCAGGTGCTGGGGAAGATTACCCAGAAATCTCTGGGGCTGAGCAGCAAAGAGGGGCTTTCATTTTTCTCCTTCCCCGGCGTGAGCAGCCCCAACCGCTTCAAGCAGCTGTACAGGAGCAGGATGAACAGCATCGAGCTGAcggaggagcagaggaaggcGGCGCTGCAGGAGGCCGTGGACGCCTTCGAGCTGAACATCCAG GTTTTTGATGACTTGCAGAAAATGTTGACTGTCACAGCGCAACCGGCGGACCAGTCGGAGAGCAAAGCCTCCGCGTTCCCGTCCTCGCCCATCATGCAGTTCACCGTGGGACTGTGCGTCGCCCTGACCACCGTTGGCGTGGGGATGTACGCCCTGTAG